In Canis lupus dingo isolate Sandy chromosome 1, ASM325472v2, whole genome shotgun sequence, a single genomic region encodes these proteins:
- the LOC112644271 gene encoding ubiquitin-conjugating enzyme E2 N, with protein sequence MAGLPRRIIKETQRLLAEPVPGIKAEPDESNARYFHVVIAGPQDSPFEGGTFKLELFLPEEYPMAAPKVRFMTKIYHPNVDKLGRICLDILKDKWSPALQIRTVLLSIQALLSAPNPDDPLANDVAEQWKTNEAQAIETARAWTRLYAMNNI encoded by the coding sequence ATGGCCGGGCTGCCCCGCAGGATTATCAAGGAAACCCAGCGTTTGCTGGCAGAACCGGTTCCTGGCATTAAAGCAGAACCAGATGAGAGCAACGCCCGTTATTTTCATGTGGTCATTGCTGGCCCCCAGGATTCCCCCTTTGAGGGAGGGACTTTTAAACTTGAACTATTCCTTCCAGAAGAATACCCGATGGCAGCCCCTAAAGTACGTTTCATGACCAAAATTTATCATCCTAATGTAGACAAGTTGGGAAGAAtatgtttagatattttgaaagataagtgGTCCCCAGCACTGCAGATCCGCACAGTTCTGCTATCGATCCAGGCTTTGTTAAGTGCTCCCAATCCAGATGATCCGTTAGCAAATGATGTAGCGGAGCAGTGGAAGACCAACGAAGCCCAAGCCATAGAAACAGCTAGAGCATGGACTAGGCTATATGccatgaataatatttaa